Below is a genomic region from Neorhizobium galegae.
CTTCAATTTCAATACCGACGGTACCGTCGCCGCCGGCCAGGCCCAGGACGGATTGCAGACCAGCTCCACCCGCAGCGACTATATGAGCCGCTGGGACGACAAGCAGGAAGCGGATCTCGACAAGGCCATCAAGTTCTACAAGCTCGACCTTACTGCCGTGAGGACGCTTGACGATTTCCTGAGCAAGGACGCCCAGGACTCCTACAACTTCGCTCTCGAGGCGGTTGGCCTCGACCCGGCGACCGTTTCGAAACTGACGATCAAGCATGCCCTGAAAAGCGATCTTTCCGATCCGGAGAGCTATATCTACAAGCTGAAGGACGAGCGCTTCGTCTCGCTTGCGAAATTTTTCAACTTCGACACGAATGGGGGCGTCACCCGACAGGTGCTGCTCCAGTCCAATGCGGCGATCACCAACGTCGCCAAGGACTATATCCTGCGCAAAAGCCGGTTCATGGAAGGCGATGAACTCAAGGCGGCCAGGGCGAAGGCCCAGACCGAGGCGAAATATTATACCGACGCGATGCAGCGTATTGGCAGCCGCGACGAGCTGCTCGCCGACCGCAAGACGCTCGACATCCTGCTGATTTCCAAGGGGATAGATCCGTCCACGGTCACCAACGACTTCTTGAAGGAGGCTTTCAACTCGGATCCCGCCGATCCCAAGAGCTTCGTGAATACCCAGACGGACAAGCGGTTTGCGCAGATCGTCGGCACCTTCAATTTCGATTCCAAGGGTGAGATCGACCGCAGCTCGGCAGGCGAGGCCCAGAACGGTGGCGAAGTTGTCGCGACCCAGGACCTCTACGTCCGCCAGATGCTCGAAACCCAGCAGGGCGAGGAAAATCCAGGCGTCCGCCTCGCACTTTATTTCGAGCGCATGTCCGACAGCATCACCGACCCTTACGTTATCCTGGGCGACGAGGCGCTGATGGAGTTCTTCCGGATCACCTTCAGCCTGCCCCCGGAAATCGGCAACATGGATGTCGATCAGCAGGCCAAGATAGTGGAGAAAAAGCTCGATCTCGAAGACCTGGCCGATCCGGAAAAGGTGAAGAAATTGGTGCAGCGCTTCACGATCATGTACGATCTGGAGAATAGCGTAAACGCGGCATCGGCGGTGAGCATCCTGAGCGGCGGCGGCTCGGCCGGCATCAGCTCGGATACGCTGTGGGCATTGTCCCAGATCAGGATGAGCTGAGAGCCAGCCGGCCTCTTCAGGCGTCGTCGCTCTTGTCGGCCGTTTCAAAGCGCGGATCGGCGTTCGATTCGAGCCAGTCGAGGTCTGCGCGCATGGCGTCGCGGCTCGCCTTTTCCATCCGCCGGTAGCGGGACAGCAGTTCCTGGCCGAATTCGGTCAGGCCCGCACCCCCGCCGCTTTTCCCGCCATGGCGGGTAAAGATCGACGGCTCCCTGAACATCCGGTTGATTTCGTCGCCGAGCAGCCATGCCCGCCGGTAGGACATGCCGATCGAGGCGCCCGCCGCCCGGATCGAGCCGTGCTCGGCGATCAGTTCCAGAAGCTGCGCCTTGCCCGGACCGAGCCGCACGCCGTTGTCGAGGTCGATCCGGATCGTGGTCTTCGACCGTTGGCTCATGGAATGGCCACTACCTTGCCGGGGTTCATGATGCCGGCCGGGTCGAACGCCTGCTTGATGCGCCGCATCAGGTCCATCTCGATCGGCGAACGGATATGGGCAAGCTCGTCGCGCTTCAACTGGCCGATGCCGTGTTCAGCCGAAATCGACCCGCCGGCGGCAAGCACGATGCCGTGGACGATCGCGTTGATTTCCCGCCAGCGGCCGATGAACGCTGCCTTGTCGGCGGCCATGTCGGGGCTGATCGGCTGCGAGATGTTGTAGTGGATGTTGCCGTCGCCGAGATGGCCGAAGGCGCAGACCCGGGCGCCCGGCATGGCTGCCAGCACCGCCTGCTCGGCTTCTGCCATGAAGCTCGGGATTTTCGAGACGGGCACCGACACGTCGTGCTTGATCGAACCGCCCTCCGGCTTCTGGGCGTCGGACATGCTTTCGCGCATGTGCCAGAGCGCCTTCTGCTGGGCGACGGAGGAGGCGATCACGGCGTCACGGATGAGGCCCGCCTCGAAACCCTGTTCGAGCAGCGATTGCACCATGGAACTGGCCGTCTCGGCGGAATCCGAAGTCGAGATGTCGATCAGCGCGTACCACGGATGCGGCTCGGAGAGCGGATCGCGCACGCCCTCTATATGCCGGACCACGAATTCGATGCCGATGTGCGGCATCAGCTCGAAACCGGTCAGCGCCGTGCCGCAGAGGTTCGAGGCCCGCTCGAAGAGCTTCAGCGCGTCTGCCGGCGAGTTGAGGCCCGCGAATGCCACCTGGTGCCCGACCGGCTGCGGGAAGAGTTTCAGCACCGCGCCGGTGATGATCCCGAGCGTGCCTTCCGCGCCGATGAACAGGTCGCGCAGGTCATAGCCGGTATTGTCCTTCTTGAGCCGGCGCAGGCCGTCCCAGATCTCGCCTGTCGGCAGCACCACTTCGAGCCCGAGGCAGAGCTGGCGGGTATTGCCGTAGGCGAGCACGGCGGTGCCGCCGGCATTGGTGGAGAGGTTGCCGCCGATGCGGCAGGACCCCTCCGAGCCGAGCGATAGCGGAAACAGCCGGTCGACGGCTTCCGCCGCCTTCTGGACGTCCGCAAGGATGGCGCCGGCATCGGCGACCAGCACGTTTGCGACCGGATCGACGTCCCGGATACGGTTCATCCGTTCGAGCGAGACGATCAGGTCGTTGCCGCCGGTGCGCGGCGTCTGGCCCCCGACAAGGCCGGTATTGCCGGTCTGGGGCACGATTGGCGTGCCGGTCTCGCTCGCAAGCTTCAGGATCGCGGCAACCTCCTCGACCGAGCCCGGCTTCAGGAGCATCGGCGAAGAGCCTTTGTAGAGGCCGCGGCCCTCGACGAGATGCGGCGCAAGATCGCTGGCATCGCGCAGGACGTGGTTTTCGCCGACGATCGCGGCGAAGCGGTCGAGAAGTTCTGGGTTCGGCCCTGAAATGTCCATCGGCGTCTCCTCCTCTTTGTCCCCGGCTATTCCCGCGGGGCGGCCGCCCTCGCCAGACGGTCATTGATGGCCTCGCCGAGCCCATGGTCGGGAATGGGCGTGACGGCGATGCTGGCGGCGCCGGTGGCGTCGGCGCGTTTCAGGTAATCGAACAGATTTGCCGCCGCCTGCGCAAGGTCGCCGGACGGGCTCAGGTCAAAAACCGCTGCGGCGAGTTCCATTCCCTTCACCGGAGCGGAACCGAGCCGGATCAACGCCTCGCCGGTCTCGACATGGTCGGCGTTGAGCCTCACCGCTGCACCCGGCGCATAATGAGAGGCCAGCATGCCGGGAGCCTCGATGATCGCCGCCGGTCCCTCCGGCCGGATCACCGCAAGACCCGTTGCCTTCTCGATCTCTTCCGCGGCTACCCCGCCCGGTCTCAGCAGCCGGATCACGCCGTTCTCGACGCGAACGATGGTCGATTCGACACCGACCGGAGCCGCACCGCCGTCGATGATCAACGCCAGCTTCTCGCCCAGGTCGTCGGCCACGTGGCGCGCGCTGGTCGTGCTCACCTTGCCGGACGTATTGGCGCTGGGAGCCGCGAGCGGCTTGCCGAAGGCGCGGATGAGTTCGGAAGCGAAGCCCTTGGGAAGCCGGATGCCGACCGTATCGAGCCCGGCCGTCGCCAGCGCATGAATGCCGCTTTCGGGCTTCAGGGGAAGGATCAGGGTGAGGGGACCCGGCCAGAAGGCTTCGGCAAGCCTGCGCGAGATCGGATCGAAGTCGGCATAACGCTCGGCCATGTCGAGATCCGACATGTGGCAGATCAGCGGATTGAAGCGCGGCCGGCCCTTTGTCTCGTAGATGCGGGTGATGGCGGCGGGATTGGTGGCGTCGGCCGCAAGTCCGTAGACCGTTTCGGTCGGGATCGCCACGGGCAGGCCGTCCGCAAGGACGGCGCAGGCTTGGGCAAGCGCGCCGTCATGATCCCGGGTGATGTCGATGATTTGAGCCGTCATATCCGCCCGTCAATAACGCGGACCCGGGCGTCTTCAAAGCTTTTTGATGATCTCGCGGAGCATTTCGTTGGACGTGCCAAGCATCAGCACGTTCTTGACGGCTTCCATCGGATCGTTGGTCTGGAACAGAAGGCCGTTCTTGCGGATCGTGCGGTTGATCTGCAGCGGCTGACCGGCCTCGCGTTCGACCGCTACGGCAAAATACATGCGCGAATAGGCCGGGCTGATATGCTCGAAGAACGTTTCTTCCTCGCCGATCTTGGAGAAGAAGTTGGCGATATAGAACGACCAGCTCACCGGGACGCCGCGTGGAAGAAACGTTCTTGCCGCGGTGACATGGCAATAGCCGAGATGCGGCCGCTCATCGAGCGTGTGGTGAAAGATGATCTTCGGAAACTTGATCGAGCGATGGAAGGAGTTGATCCGGTGATGGCTCGTTTCCCCGGCGGCTTCGAGCCTCTTGCCCGTGCGTTCGGCGACTTCGTCGTGGGTGAGGTAACGGCGCTCTTCCGGCAGCCAGACCGGTTTGTAGCGGGCGATCCGCCCGGTCCGAAGGAATTCGGAATGGGCGGCAGTCTTCACGACCACTGGCGCCGGAGGCGTCGGTGGAGGCGCTTCGTAATAACGGATCTTTCCCTTGGCCTGCACGGTGGTGTCGCTCCCCATTCACGCCGGGATTTTATGGCTTATCCCTTAATGACAGGTTTCGCTTTCGCGGGGCTGGAGTGTTGCATTTTGGGCCGTTTCGCCGCTGTCGCCAACGCGGTTGCCGATGTCGCAATGTCGCCTATGCGACACGCTCGCTCGATGATTATATCCGCCTCGATCTTGAGGTGCCGCCTGACTAGGGAAGGCGGAGAATTGGGAAGCCGGCAGGGGTCTGAATAACCCGATCCGGCGCTGCCCCCGCAACGGTGGTGGAGCAATAAGGCACGGCATGAGCCACTGGGAAAGAGCCGCAAAGGCCGCCCGGGAAGGCGCCGAGCCGGTCCCCCCAAGGGACAAGCTCCTGAGCCCGGAAACCAGCCTCGGGACCAAAAATGACGACCGGACGCGGCGGGCGTTCGGGACAGGGTGTTGGGTAGGCCTTGAGGCCGGCCGGCATTTCCATGTCCTTCCGCTGTCCACATTGACGAGGAAGGTAATTATGGAAATTCGCAATCAGGCCCTGCGGCAGCTCAAGAACCGCCGCGAAGGCTTCAGCCTCGAACAGCCCTTCTACACCGATCCCGCCTATTACAAGCTCGATCTGGAAATGATCTGGTACCGCGACTGGCTGTTCGTCGGGCATGATTGCGAGCTGCCCAAGGCCGGAGCCTATTTCACCCTGCAGATCGGCGATTATCCGGTCGTCGTCGTGCGCGGCCGCGACAACCAGATCCGGGCGCTGCACAATACCTGCCGTCACCGCGGCAGCCGCGTCTGCACCAAGGAGCATGGCTCGGCGGTGCGGCTGGTCTGTCCCTACCATCAGTGGACCTACGAGCTGGACGGCTCGCTTCTGGTCGGCCGCCAGATGGGCCAGGATTTCGACAAGACCCAGTTCAGCATGAAGAAGGTCCATTGCGAAAGCGTCGCCGGCTATATCTTCATCTGCCTTGCCAACGAGGCGCCGGATTTCGCGCCGGTTCGCGCCGCGATCGAACCCTATATGGCGCCGCATCGCCTGTCGGAAGCCAAGGTCGCGCATCAGTCGACGATCATCGAGAAGGGCAACTGGAAGCTCGTCTGGGAAAACAACCGCGAGTGCTACCACTGCGCCGCCAACCACCCGGAGCTCTGCCGCACCTATCCGGAATCGCCCACCGCGACCGGGGTCCAGGGTGCCAAGGACGATCCGGTCATCGCCGCCCATTGGCAGCGTTGCGAAGAGGCCGGGTTGCCGAGCGAATTCCGGATGGACGAGACCGGCCAGTTCCGCGTCGCGCGGATGCCGCTGATCGAGGATGCCGAGAGCTATACGATGACCGGCCGCAACGCCGTGCAGCGCAAACTCTCCGACGACGTGACGATCAACTCGATCGGCACCATGCTGCTCTTCCACTATCCGAGCAGCTGGAACCACATTCTCGGCGACCACGCGATCTCGTTCCGCGTCACCCCGCTCGGGCCGGAGGAGACCGCGGTCACCACCAAATGGCTGGTTCACAAGGATGCGGTCGAGGGCGTCGACTACAATCTCGAAGAACTGACCCATGTCTGGAACATGACCAACCACCAGGACCGGCAGATCGTCGAGGAAAACGCCTTCGGCATCCGCTCGCCCGCCTATGAGCCGGGTCCCTATTCGGCGCTCCACGAAGGCGGCGTCATGCAGTTCGTCGAATGGTATTCGAACTTCATGGTCAACCGGCTGCAGGGCGACCAGGCGCAGCTTTCGATCGTCGCCTGATCGCCAAGTCGTGATCGGCGTTGATCGATGCGGGGGGCGTGTTTCCCGGAACGGAATCCTGCGTATGGCGTTATTTTCTGATTGAAAATCAGAATGAGGAAGCACTCCGCATGAACGCCTTTCGTCTACGCCTGACTGCGGCGGCAGTCGCCATTGTCACGACTTTTGCTGGCCTTGTGCCTGCGCAAGCTGTCCAGATGCCGGCTCCGCCATCTGGCATTTCGGCCGCCGGCGATGTCACCAATGTCCAGTACCGTCGCGACTTCCGGCGTGACCGTTATGGCTGGTATCGCGGCCACCGCGGTTATCGCGACCGCCGGTCCGGCTACCGTTATCACAACGGGTTCTGGTTCCCGCTCGCCGCCTTCGGCGCCGGTGCCATCATCGGTGGTGCCATACAGGCCGACCGTGGCGGTTATTCGAGCCGTCACGTCGCCTGGTGTGAAAGCCGTTATCGCAGCTATCGGGCCTGGGACGATACCTATGCGCCGCGCGCCGGCGTGCGGGCACGCTGCATCTCGCCTTACAGGTAAGCAAGCGTTGACCATCCCTTCGCCAGGCCCGGTCGCGGCATATGCCGCGGCCGGGTTTGCTTCGTCGCGGCGCACGTTAATTGCGCATTCAGGATGAACTTCCTAAGGTTGCGGCAAAACTGAAATCCGCTGCATACTGAAATAATTGGCTGTCAAAAATTGAAACATAGACAAGGGATCTGGGGACTTAACATGACTCTTTTGAAGAAGATCGCGGTTGCGGGCATCTCCGCTGCCGTTCTCGCCGGCGCTCTGATGCCGGCTCAGGCGATGCCGCTGCCGTCCGCTCCGGCGGCCGGGATCGAAACCAGCACTAACACCGACGTGACCCTCGTGCAGTACCGTCGCCATGGCGGCGGCTGGTATGGCGGGCATCGCGGTTATCGCGACTACCGTCCGGGCTATCGCCGCCATAACGGCTACTGGTTCCCGCTGGCGGCATTCGGTGCCGGCGCCCTGATCGGCGGCGCCATCGCCGCCCAGCCGCGTTACGCCGAGCCGGCTCCGGCCTATGGCGGCGGCGACGATATCAATCCGCGCCACTACGAATGGTGCGCCGATCGCTACCGTTCCTACGACGCCTATTCGAACTCGTTCCAGCCGAACTACGGCCCGCGCCAGACCTGCTATTCGCCTTATTTCTAATAGCGGCCGGTAGGCACTATCCCACCCGTCCGGTATCGAACCCGGGCGGGTTTCGTTTGTCCGGCGGTCAGAGAATGCCGGTGCGCTTCAACAGCCACCAGGCGGCAAGCACCGAAACGCCGATCAAGCCGAAGGCATAGGCCGTCCCGCCGGAACCTCCCTCGAAGGGTAGCGACGAGGTGTTCATCCCGAAAAAGCCGGTGACCAAAGTCGGCGGCAGCAGGAAGGCGGTCATCAGCGACAGGATGTAGAGGTGACGGTTGGTCTCGGAAGAGAGCTTGGAGTCGATTTCCTCGTGCAGCAGTCGCGCCCGCTCCTGCAGCGCGTAGACATCGTGGTCCGCCGCCTCCAGCCGGCCGATCAGCCGCGAGGCGGCATCGTCGAAACCGGGCGGCATCTCGTCGTCATCGATCGCCGCCGCGCGCCTGAGCAGCGTCAGCACGGTCCTCAGGTGCCGGTGCAGCCTGACCACCGTCCGCCTGATCGGCGCGAGGCGCCGCCGTTCGTCGCGCGGCGTGTTGTCGTAGACGAAATCCTCGATGATGTTCATTTCTTCGGTGAGCTCCATCACCAGCGTGATCAGCGTGCGCTGGAACTCGGCAACCAGTGTCTCGAAGACGTCGATCGGCTTGTTGTAACGCGAGGCGTTCTTTTCTATCGCCGCCCGCACCCGGTCGATCGAGCGCAGGGGCTGCAGGCGCGTGGTGATGATGATCCTGTCCGAGACGAAAAAATGCAGCCAGCCGATATTGCGTGTCTCGCTGTCGAATTCCCGCTGGAAATCGACCAGCGTGCCATAGACGAGCTGCTCGTCGAGCGTCACGGCGGCGTGCGTGTCGTGGGTGGTGAGCGCCGTGATGGCCGGCGGCGTCAGGCCCGGAAAGTTTTCCAGGAAGGCGTTGACGCGGCTATCGGCGAGATTGAGATGCAGCCAGAGGAAGCCGTCTGCGATCTCAAGATCGCTACGCGCCGCATCAAGCGGCAGGCGAGTACAGGGCGCCGATCCCGGATGGAAGCGATAGGCCCAGACGAGGCCTGGGATAGCGGGGTTCATGAGGGACATGGGCGAGGAATCCGGAAGCATAGGCATCACTCCATAGACCTCTTGTGTAACGCTCGTTTCAACAAGATTCTCTAAAGCAGAAGAAGTAGCTTAGGCTTGTCATTCGGCCAGCGCCGCCGCCTACCGAAACGATCCGGACCTTTTGGCATGGCTGGACGCCGCGCTTGCCGACTATTTGGCGGACCAAGACGAAGACCTCGTCACGGCAGCCCTGACGAACGAACATTGACAACCGTATTTACGTTTACGTAAAAAGCATATGAGGAATGCCGACGGAGCAGAATCGGCTAGAATACGGCAGTTACGTCTGCGCCCACGAGGAGGAGCATCATGTACAAGGCACCGGTCGAGGAGATCGCCTTCACCCTGAATCACGTGGCGGGCCTTTCGGACGCCCTGGAGATCGGCAGGTTCGGCGACTTGAGCGCCGATCTGGTCGAGGCGATCCTGGAAGAGGCGGGACGGTTTGCCGGTAACGAAATGGCGCCGCTCGGCGAGATCGGCGACAAACAGGGCGCCCGCCTGACCGACGGCAAGGTGAAAACGCCGGACGGCTGGCCGGAACTCTATCGTCACTGGCGCGAGGGCGGCTGGAACGGCCTGACCGCGCCGGAAGCCTATGGCGGCCAGAACCTGCCGCATATGCTCAACGTCGCCGCGCTCGAAATGTGGAATTCCGCCTCCATGGCCTTCGCGCTGGCCCCGACGCTCACCATGGGCGCCATCGAAGCGCTGGTCGCCCACGGCAGCGAGGCGCTCAAGGAAAAATACCTCGCAAAGATGGTCTCCGGCGAATGGACCGGCACCATGAACCTGACCGAGCCGCATGCCGGCTCCGATCTCGGCGTCCTGAAGACCCGCGCGGAGCGCAGCGACGACGGCACCTACCGCATTTTCGGCCAGAAGATCTTCATCACCTGGGGCGAGCACGACGCCGCCGACAACATCATCCATCTGGTGTTGGCGCGGCTTCCCGATGCGCCTGCCGGCACCCGCGGCATCTCGCTTTTCCTGGTCCCGAAATTCCTGGTGGGCGACGACGGATCGCTGGAGGCGCGCAACGACGTCTTCTGCCATTCGATCGAACACAAGCTCGGCATCCACGGTTCGCCGACCTGCACGATGATCTATGGCGACGGCAAATATTCTCCCGGCAACGAGGAGGACAAGGGCGCGATCGGCTGGCTGATCGGCGAGGAGAACAAGGGCCTCGCCTGCATGTTCACGATGATGAACAATGCGCGCCTGGCGGTCGGCATGCAGGGCGTGGCGATTGCCGAAGCCGCCACCCAGAAGGCGGTCGCCTTTGCCAGGGAACGCACCCAGGGCAAGGCGCCCGGCTGGTCTGGGGAGGGCATGAGCCCGATCATCGACCATCCGGACATCGCCCGCACGCTGATCACCATGAAGGCACTGACCCAAGGCGCTCGCGCCATCTGCTACACCTGCGCCCACGCGACCGACATGTCGCACCATACCGAAGGCGATGAGGCCCGCCGCTGGACCGAACGTGCAGCGCTGCTGACCCCCATCGCCAAGTCCTTCGCGACCGATGTCGGCGTCGACGTTGCGTCGCTCGGCATCCAGGTGCATGGCGGCATGGGCTTTATCGAGGAGACGGGCGCTGCCCGCTACCTGCGCGACGCCCGCATCGCGCCGATCTACGAGGGCACCAACGGCATCCAGGCGATCGACCTCGTGACCCGCAAGCTGCCGCTCTCCTCCGGCGACCAGGTGCGCGGCTTTGTCAGTGAGCTGAAGGAGATCGCCGACAAGGTCTCGGCCTCCGACGATACGGCATTCGGCGAGACGGGAGACCGCCTGCGCGCCGCCATCGCCGCTCTCGAAACCGCCACCGGCTGGCTCCTGGAAACCCAGGCCGCCGGCAAGACTGCCGATGCGCTCGCCGGTGCGACGCCCTATCAGCGCCTGTTCGGTCTGGTGCTGACCGGCTGCTACCTCGCCAAGGGTGCGCTCGTCGCCGCCGACAATGGCGGCCCGGAAAAGCGCGTCGCGCTCTGCCGCTTCATGGCCGAGAACCTGCTGGCCGAAACCTCGGCCCTCAAGGACCGCGTCATTTCGGGCGCCGCGAGCCTTGAAGCCGCCCGCGCGATCCTGGCCTGAAGGAGACATCCGTGAGCGAGACCCACATCCTCGTCGAGCGCCCCGAGGCCCAGCCGGGCGTCATGGTGATCCGCTTCAACCGGCCGGAAAAGAAGAACGCCATCACCTCGGCCATGTACAACCGCATGACCGCCGCGCTCGAAGAGGCGAACCGCGACGACACCGTACGTGCCGTCGCCTTCCTGGGCACCGAAGGCTGCTTCTCCGCCGGCAACGACATGGGCGATTTCCTCGCCTATGCCATGTCCGGATCGAAGGAGGCCCCTGCCGCCGCCGTTTTCATCAAGGCCTTGGCGCTTGCCGAAAAACCGCTGGTCTCGGGCGTCGATGGCCTGGCGATCGGCATCGGCACCACCTTGAACATGCATTGCGACATGACGGTCGCCTCCGCCCGCAGCCTGTTCAAGACGCCCTTCGTAGACCTGGCGCTGGTGCCGGAAGCCGCTTCCAGCCTGCTGGCGCCGAAAGTCATCGGCCACCAGCGCGCATTTGCCATGCTGGTGGCGGGTGAGGGATTTTCCGCGCAGGCGGCGCTCGATGCCGGGCTGATCTGGAAGATCGCGGAGCCGCAGGCTGTCGAAGCCGAAACGCTGGCGCTTGCCGCAAGTCTTGCCACCAAACCGCCGCAGGCCCTGAAGATCGCCCGCGACCTGGTGCGCGGACCGCGCGACGCGGTGCTCGCCCGCATGGATGAGGAACTCGTGCATTTCTCCGCCCAGCTCAAAAGTGCAGAGGCGCGCGCGGCCTTCGAGGCCTTCATGCGACGTTAACGGTGTCCCTTGGGAAACTTTGCTCCCGTCTTCTTTTGACGCAGCTTCGGCGCTAGATTGCCTCCACAATTTGGGAGGAAAGAATGTCGTATCGTTTCTGGTCGTGCTTGTGCGTATTGCTTCTGGGAATAGCGCCGGCGCAGGCCGAGATGCTGGCATTCCCATTGCAGAGCCAGCCGCTGCAACTCGCCCAGAGCCCCTCCGTCACCATTGGCCCGAACGGCGTCATCATCCGCCGTGAGGATGATCGCGACCGATATCGTGACGGGGATCGCGATCGTGACCGCGATAGAGATCGTCCCCGCCCGCAGCGTTATGTCTGCGTCGTCTCCCCGCCGCCGAGCGTGGATCGCCGTCGTCCCTATGTCTGCAACGCCGAACCTGGCCGCGTCGGCGGCCGTTGCCGCTGCTCCGGCGTGGTCGGCAGCGGCACGCTCGATCTGGATCGGTAAGAGGCCCGGCGGTCACCCGCCAGGCCGTTATCCACTATTCAGCCGATCGGGTTGATATCCCCCACGAAGCGTATCAGGTCGGCCATGGTGAAGTGGCCGGCCGTGGCGCCGGGCAGTTCCGGCTTCCAGTTGGAGCGCAGCCACAGGAACGACTCGTGGTCCCCGTGCACGAGGCCGAGGAACGTCTCAGCGACGATCGTCGAGGCCATCGGCCCCAGGCGTTCGCCCTGATGGTAGTGCTGCGCCTCCTTGAGCACGTAGTACCAGAGCGGCGTCTTGATATGCAGCCCGTGCCGTTCCGCAACTTTGCCGTCCTGGCCCTTGGCGACCTGCTCGGGCGTCATCGGCGTGAGACCCATCGCCCGACAGACATCCTGGCCGGATGGCAGGCCGATCTGCACGCCGCGCCGCAGGTTGCGGAAGGCCAGATTGGCTTCGCGCCTTTCAGTCTCGGTCGGATCCTCCCGAAGGCCCGGAAGTTCATGAAGCGAAGGCGTGATGAATGGATCCAGCCGCCGGGAGAAGTTGAAGGAAAAATCGGCACTGCCGGTTCCTTCGATGTCGAAGAACCGCCGCCAGTCGATGGCCCAGTTCGACGGAAGAGCGACCTGCGGATTGAGCGGGAAGTCCAAAGGGTCGGGATCCAGTTCGCCGACGATCTTGCCCGACTTGCCGGTGAAGAAGAAAAGCAAGGGAAGCGTACCATTGGCAATCGCGCCGGGACCGGGATGAAAGACGTGATTGTGGCTGTACGTCTCGCGCACCATCGAATGGCCGAGACGGTAGGCCGCCGCCGCGAACTCCGCGGGCATATAGGGCGTCTCGACGAACCGGTAGTAACGACGGCCGGCATCCTTGATCTTGCGGACGAGCCCCGGCTCGGTCAGCCTTTCGACGAAGTCGAACAGCACGATCCACTGATAGTGCCAGGTGACGATGCGCCGCGCCTCCTTGAAAAGCGCGGTTCCATCCAGGCCGGGTTGTTTTTCCTTGACCCACTCGACGACGGCATTGTGGAACTTGATCATCAGCAGGTGTGTCTGCGCGACGAGAAGATTTTCGTCGTTTCGCTCGTCGAAGATCAATGCGTGGCCGACCTGGTTGCGCGGCAGGTCGTTCGGCAGGGACGGGATTTTCCCGGTGGGATTGGTCGGTGAATTGTCGCCGGATTCCGCCGCATGCCCGACCAGCAGCTTCGGTGTGATCCTGAAACTGACCGGATCGCGCTGGTAAAGATAGGGATGGATGCCCGGGCCATCTCCGTAGAGTGAATCGAGATCGAGTGCCGGACTTCTGAAATTCCTGGTAGCCAGGGGATCAGCCTTCTGCTGATCGAGCGGCGTCGTGTCGAGCGTGATGTCGTGATCGACGAATTGGCCGAAATAGGTAAAGCCTGCCGGGATGTGTCTGTTATCACCCGCGGGATCGGGGTTTTCGCCCGGATTCCCCGGCTCCTTCATCGCGCGGGCGAGTTCGATCAGGATATCGTCGTCGACATTGAGCGGATCCAGTTTTGGAAACATCCGCCCGAATTTGCCGGGATCCCCATGCCCGGTCAGAGACTGAAGCGTCTCCCAGTGCATGCCTCGGACGCCGTGTCCATGCATTGCGAATTCTGTCATGATTGCCCTCCTTCGAAGACCATCGCCACTCGTTATTCGCGGCTGATGGTTGCATCGAAAGGATGGCATTTTAACTTATTGATGCAAACAAATCGAATGCAACTCAGAATTGTTTCCGACGTGCGAAGCGCCGTTACTTCTGCAGCAGTGCCACAGCCTCCACATGCGGCGACCAGAGGAACTGGTCGATCGGGGTGACGGCCTTGATCTGGTATCCGCCGTCGACAAGAATTC
It encodes:
- a CDS encoding transporter; the encoded protein is MSLMNPAIPGLVWAYRFHPGSAPCTRLPLDAARSDLEIADGFLWLHLNLADSRVNAFLENFPGLTPPAITALTTHDTHAAVTLDEQLVYGTLVDFQREFDSETRNIGWLHFFVSDRIIITTRLQPLRSIDRVRAAIEKNASRYNKPIDVFETLVAEFQRTLITLVMELTEEMNIIEDFVYDNTPRDERRRLAPIRRTVVRLHRHLRTVLTLLRRAAAIDDDEMPPGFDDAASRLIGRLEAADHDVYALQERARLLHEEIDSKLSSETNRHLYILSLMTAFLLPPTLVTGFFGMNTSSLPFEGGSGGTAYAFGLIGVSVLAAWWLLKRTGIL
- a CDS encoding acyl-CoA dehydrogenase, whose amino-acid sequence is MYKAPVEEIAFTLNHVAGLSDALEIGRFGDLSADLVEAILEEAGRFAGNEMAPLGEIGDKQGARLTDGKVKTPDGWPELYRHWREGGWNGLTAPEAYGGQNLPHMLNVAALEMWNSASMAFALAPTLTMGAIEALVAHGSEALKEKYLAKMVSGEWTGTMNLTEPHAGSDLGVLKTRAERSDDGTYRIFGQKIFITWGEHDAADNIIHLVLARLPDAPAGTRGISLFLVPKFLVGDDGSLEARNDVFCHSIEHKLGIHGSPTCTMIYGDGKYSPGNEEDKGAIGWLIGEENKGLACMFTMMNNARLAVGMQGVAIAEAATQKAVAFARERTQGKAPGWSGEGMSPIIDHPDIARTLITMKALTQGARAICYTCAHATDMSHHTEGDEARRWTERAALLTPIAKSFATDVGVDVASLGIQVHGGMGFIEETGAARYLRDARIAPIYEGTNGIQAIDLVTRKLPLSSGDQVRGFVSELKEIADKVSASDDTAFGETGDRLRAAIAALETATGWLLETQAAGKTADALAGATPYQRLFGLVLTGCYLAKGALVAADNGGPEKRVALCRFMAENLLAETSALKDRVISGAASLEAARAILA
- a CDS encoding crotonase/enoyl-CoA hydratase family protein translates to MVIRFNRPEKKNAITSAMYNRMTAALEEANRDDTVRAVAFLGTEGCFSAGNDMGDFLAYAMSGSKEAPAAAVFIKALALAEKPLVSGVDGLAIGIGTTLNMHCDMTVASARSLFKTPFVDLALVPEAASSLLAPKVIGHQRAFAMLVAGEGFSAQAALDAGLIWKIAEPQAVEAETLALAASLATKPPQALKIARDLVRGPRDAVLARMDEELVHFSAQLKSAEARAAFEAFMRR
- a CDS encoding peroxidase family protein, with protein sequence MTEFAMHGHGVRGMHWETLQSLTGHGDPGKFGRMFPKLDPLNVDDDILIELARAMKEPGNPGENPDPAGDNRHIPAGFTYFGQFVDHDITLDTTPLDQQKADPLATRNFRSPALDLDSLYGDGPGIHPYLYQRDPVSFRITPKLLVGHAAESGDNSPTNPTGKIPSLPNDLPRNQVGHALIFDERNDENLLVAQTHLLMIKFHNAVVEWVKEKQPGLDGTALFKEARRIVTWHYQWIVLFDFVERLTEPGLVRKIKDAGRRYYRFVETPYMPAEFAAAAYRLGHSMVRETYSHNHVFHPGPGAIANGTLPLLFFFTGKSGKIVGELDPDPLDFPLNPQVALPSNWAIDWRRFFDIEGTGSADFSFNFSRRLDPFITPSLHELPGLREDPTETERREANLAFRNLRRGVQIGLPSGQDVCRAMGLTPMTPEQVAKGQDGKVAERHGLHIKTPLWYYVLKEAQHYHQGERLGPMASTIVAETFLGLVHGDHESFLWLRSNWKPELPGATAGHFTMADLIRFVGDINPIG